From one Lycium ferocissimum isolate CSIRO_LF1 chromosome 5, AGI_CSIRO_Lferr_CH_V1, whole genome shotgun sequence genomic stretch:
- the LOC132056860 gene encoding uncharacterized protein LOC132056860: protein MEAGQQPQQQYHAWKLNVKAKAKNLDFKFVASNFLPNSKYYFPFSLKFKYCRFLIRLKSETLTSPNPKKPKSFKSKLHRFLEGLRIRRRRHPKNNRVVTSSIPKNKATISQSSVVLGNLALFIQSIYKGDKDGILILGSIFFICFASLFKNFMARKAWKLLVFMIGAIVICSNVMHLRFRSHFDHHYLSSFFWRAFTNAASSACLYILSQVLNLISRVN, encoded by the exons ATGGAAGCAGGGCAGCAGCCGCAGCAGCAATaccatgcatggaaactcaatgTCAAGGCCAAAGCCAAGAACttggatttcaaatttgtaGCCTCCAACTTCTTACCCAATTCCAAGTATTATTTCCCATTCTCTCTCAAGTTCAAATACTGCAGATTCTTGATCCGTCTTAAATCTGAAACACTCACTTCTCCAAATCCCAAGAAACCAAAATCTTTTAAATCAAAACTCCATCGATTTCTCGAAGGACTCCGTATTCGTCGACGACGACATCCCAAGAACAACAGAGTCGTCACTAGTTCCATACCAAAGAACAAG GCAACGATTTCTCAGAGTTCAGTGGTGTTAGGAAACCTAGCCCTTTTCATCCAATCAATCTATAAAGGGGACAAAGATGGAATCCTTATACTtggttctattttctttatttgcttTGCTTccttatttaaaaatttcatggcAAGAAAAGCTTGGAAATTGTTGGTTTTTATGATTGGTGCCATAGTTATTTGCTCAAATGTGATGCATCTCAGATTCAGAAGCCACTTTGATCATCACTATCTTTCCAGCTTCTTTTGGAGGGCTTTCACAAATGCTGCCTCCTCTGCCTGTTTATATATACTGTCTCAGGTGCTTAATCTTATATCTAGAGTAAATTGA